The DNA window CTGCCATAAATGGGTAGGCTAAAAAATAAGCCCATGGCTTTTTTATTTTATATATGACAAGTAAAGCACATAAAGAAAGAACCAAACAAACTCCATCTAAGGCACCAAAATTATCATAAAAATGTTGAACCGTACCTGAGTGGGAGAGAACAAAAAGAAAAAATAATACGCAACCAGTCGATTGCCAATAGCCTTTAAAAGGTATAATGATAGTAATCAATAATGCAGCACAGACTGAGAGAAAAATACCATAAGCGATGTAAAGAGCTGAATCATAGCTCATGGCAACCCCTAGCTGGCGAATAATCTCTCCAACTAATCCCCGTTTAACAAATTCATCTTGGTAATTAAATAATAGATGGGTATATAACCAATCTGATGGAAAGGGAGTGTAGTAACTCTTAAGGGTAATAAGCGTTAGAAGGACAAATAATCCTATCCAATAGAGTTTTCTAAACTCATTTGTTTCTTTTAAAAAGAGCATTTTTTTAATATCTAAGACTTCCACCAATAGTACAAAATACGATGGCAATTAAGGTTAAATTTTGGTGTCGGTAAAAGAAAGAGACTAAAAATTCACGAAAACTCTTATCCGTAGCTGCGATCAAAGCCATAGCTACAAAAAAATTGGTGATAGACATCCCCCACCACCTATAAAAACTAGCAGCAATAGGATATAAAGCAAGGGGGCTAAATGCAGAGGCAAGCAATATTAATTTCTTACTATAACCATCTCTTTTGATTTCTTCGTAGCAGAAAAGAAGGTAAATTAATAAAGTAGGCAGTAAAAGAATGAGTATTCGTTTGTTTTCCTTAGCCTTATAAGCACTCTTTTTATTTTTTACATACAGATAATTTTCCTCTAATCCTCGATCATGGAGTACTTCAACTGCCTCGTAATATACATGATCCCCATAGGTATTGACTAACTCTGAATAGTGCTCATCTAGGGTAGAATTTTTAGTCATGCCGTTGTAAAAAACAGCAGTAGTCGTCAATAATAATGCACCCGAGAGAAGTAGTAGCTGTAATATATTTTTTTTACTGCTATCTAAATAGAAGCTAAATGCTAATACTAACGGTATAAACATGAGTAGTGCTGCTTCATGAATTAAAATAGCTATAACCATTAGGGCATAGGCAAGAATATAAACAGGTGGCTTTTTAATTTTATAGATAAGAAAAATACATAGTAGAGATAGGATAAAATTGATGTTATCAAAATGCCCTAAAGTCCTATAAAAACCTTGAAAAGTGCCTGAATTTGAAAGTGCAAAAAGAAAAAATAGTAAAAACCCTGTAGATTGCCAATAGCCTTTAAAGGGACAAATAATAGCTATAAGTAGGGAAAAAGAGGCAATAATGAAAACGCAGTAGCCAATTACATGAGCTAATTTATAGCTCATTTGAAAATCAAGTTGCCTAAAGATTTCCCCTACTAACCCTCGTTTTATAAAACCATCTTGATAGTTAAATAGATAATGAGTATAAGCACTATCATCCATAATGGCCCAGTTAATATGGATATGATATTTATAAAAAGTATGGATAAGTAAAATTAAAAAAATACCTAGTCCGAGCCATGCAATCTTTTTAAGATCTCTATTTTCTTTTAAAAAACTCATCTACTTTTCTCTTTTTATATATATAAAATCCAAATAAATGCACCTATCCACCCTATTAAAGTAAGCTGGATGAATAAATCACGCAGTAGTATTTTGGAGGGATTACCACTTCTTTCTTCTACAAAAGTAATTTGCATATAGCGAAGCACACCAAGCAACACAAAAACAGAGGTTAGATATAAATTATCGGTATGTAATCTCAGTGCAACTTCAGCAGAAATAGACCATAAGATATAGGCTAGAATTACAATTGAAGCACACATGATCATGGATAAATCAAGAAATTGTAAATTGTACCCATCAATCACTTTACGGAGTTTTTGATCCGTATTTAGGTAAATGAGGACATCATCTCGCCGTTTTGCCAGAGATAAAAAAAGTGCTAGTAAAAAAGTCATCACAATGATCCAGTGAGATAGCATCACTTGAGTAGCCTCTGCACCTATAAAAAGACGAATTACAAAACCCGAAGCGATAATGATTACGTCAATAATGGCAATGTGTTTTAGTTTAAGGCTATAAGTAAGATTTAAAATTAAGTAGATAAATGTGATTAATAAAGTATTTAAGGATAGTGACCATAAAATATATCCACCGCTTAATAAAAGTAGGCCCAAAAAACCAAAAGCAGTAGAAATCGTTATTTGTCCTGATGCAAGGGGGCGGGTATATTTTTGTGGATGACGGGCATCTTCTTCTCTATCTATCCAGTCGTTAAATATATATATAGCGCTGGCAATGAGGGAAAAACCAATAAAAGCAATCGCTGCTTTTGTGAAGGTTTCTATATTAGTGATTTGGAATCCAAAAAAAGCAGGTAGAAAAATAAATAGATTTTTCGTGTACTGGTAGGGTCTAGCAAGTTTTATAAGATGGTTAATCATATTCTATATTTTTATATATCTATCAGTAGAGTAAAGAAATAATACTTTTCTCCAAGGAAGAATGCAGTATAGATAGTTTATTCGCTTTTTCGAATAAAACGAATAATTTGCCGCCGATCTTTCTTAGAGGGTCGCCCTTGGGTAGATATTCCTAAATGGGCTCGTTCTTCTTTAAGCTGAGTTGCAAGTGCTTGTCTTTTAGCTTGGCTTTGCTCCGTTTCTTGATATAAAGTTGCAGCATCAAGTGCAGATCGTCGCTGTTTAGAAAGATTAAGAACTTCAATTTCATACTCAAACTGCTCACGGCGAATTAAGAGATGATCCCCAATGTTTACTCTATGACTAGATTTAGCTCGCTGATGATTAAGGTGTACTTTACCACCACTGACTGCTTCTGAGGCAAGGCTACGGGTTTTAAAAAATCTTGCTGCCCAGAGCCATTTATCAATACGGATTTTTTCATCTTCAGCCATACATTGAAAGTTATCCCAAATAAGTTTGTAAAAAACGGATAATTCTCTGATCTAGCCAATATTCCATATTCCATGGAAAGCTACCACTGACAAACCCTACATGCCCCCCTTGTTGGCTTAGCTCTAATTGTACTGAATCGGAAAGATCTGCCTCTGAAGGAATAGCTGTTTGAGGCAAGAAAGGATCGTCTTTACTATGAAGGATAAGGGTAGGTGTTTTTATTTTAGCTAAAAATTGTTTGCAGCTAGATTGTTGCCAATAATCATAGGCATCTCTAAATCCATGAAGTGGGGCAGTTACTAAGTTATCAAACTCTTCAAATGTCTGTACTTTTCTTAAAGCCTTTAGGTTGAAGGGACAATTTTTATTAGAAAATTTACGATGCATAGAGTGCTTGAGTACTCTAATTAAAGAAATTTGATATATTTTTGAATCTTTTTGAGCAAGCTGCTGTGCAGCTTGCTGCAGATCAAAAGGAACTGAAATCCCAACCGCACTTTTTAAATAATTTTGTTTAATTTGAGTGCCCAACCATTTCAGGAGTACATTTCCACCCAAAGAATAACCAATAGCGGCAAGTGGGGTATTAGGCTCTCTTTCTTGCAGAATATTAAGTACGGTTTGAAAATCTGCCGTATCTCCTGAATGATAGCCCCGATTTAGGCGATTAGGCTCTCCACTGCACCCCCGAAAGTGCATTAATACACCTCGCCATCCTTGATGAGCAATGGCTGCTAAAATTCCAGAAGCATATCGAGAACGATAGGATCCCTCTAATCCATGAAGAATCACAACAATAGGGCTCTTTCCTTGCCCGCTCCAAGTGAGATCTAAAAAATCTCCATCAGGGAGCTCTAAACGCTCCCATAAAAGTAAAGTTTTCGGACGAGTACGAAACCGTGCCCCCCAAATAGTTTGTAAATGCGAATTTGAAAGCCACCAAGGAGCTTGAAAATCACTTGAAATAATCATGAACTAAGACTTTGGCTGAGAACTTTGAGCAAGCGTACTCTCGCTCTCTAAAGTAGAAATATCTTGGGTAATCGTCTCTCCTCGACTGATAGAGCGTAATAAGCGGCGCATAATTTTCCCTGATCGGGTTTTAGGTAGGTTATCGACAAACTTAATTTCATCTGGTCGAGCAATAGAACCTATTTGGTGAGAAACCCAAGTTTTTAACTCTTGTGTTAAAAGGTTTTGTTTTTCCTCATCCAAGTTTTCAATACTTTTTAAGGTAATATAAGCAAGAATAGCCTCCCCTTTAATCTTATCAGGACGACCAATAACAGCCGCTTCTGCCACTTGAGGGTGAGCAACTAGTGCTGATTCAATTTCCATCGTACCCAAACGATGACCTGCCACATTTAAGATGTCATCATCTCTGCCTAGAATCCAAAAATACCCATCTTCATCTAAATGAGCACTATCTCCAGCAAGATAGTATTTACCTTTAAATTTACCCCAGTAAATATCATAGTAACTTTGGTTATCTCCCCAAATAGTACGCACCATAGAGGGCCATGGTTGAGTAATCACCAAATGTCCCCCTTCATGGGAAGAAGTTACTAGATTGCCTTCTTCATCCATAATAGCAGCACAAATACCTGGTAAGGGCAGGGTGCAGGAACCCGGTTTTGTAGGTACAGCCCCCGGCACAGGTGCAATCATATGAACCCCTGTTTCTGTTTGCCACCAGGTATCTACAATGGGGCAGCGTCCTTGACCAATCACTTGGTGATACCATATCCAAGCTTCTGGATTAATAGGCTCTCCTACCGATCCGAGTAATCTTAATCGTGAAAGATCATAAGATTCGGGTATTTCCTTACCCATTTTCATAAATAACCGAATAGCAGTAGGGGCAGTATAGAAAATACTTACCCCATGATTTTGGCAAATTTTCCAGAATCTCCCCCCATCAGGAAAAGAGGGTGCCCCCTCATAAATCACCATAGTTGCACCTACCGCAAGGGGACCATAGGCAACATAACTATGACCTGTAATCCAGCCTACATCTGCAGTGCACCAAAAAATATCCTCATGGCGAATATCAAATACCCACTTCATGGTGGTAATAGTGCCTAATAAATAACCTGCACTGCTATGTTGAATCCCTTTAGGTTTACCTGTAGATCCGGAAGTATAGAGGATAAAAAGAGGATGTTCTGCATTCACCCAAGTAGGCGTACATTGATCATGAACATTTGCCTCAGCCTCATGCCACCAAATATCTCGCCCCTGTTCTATAGTAATACTTTGATTCGTACACTTGAGCACAATCACTTGCTCAATAGTAGTGCATCCCTTAGCTAAGGCTTTATCAGCAGCTGTTTTTAAGGGAATAATTTTGCCACCTCGATAACCACTATCGGCAGTAATGAGTAGTTTAGCGCCGGTATTTTCAATCCGATCTTTTAAAGCTTCGGCAGAAAATCCTCCGAATACTACAGAATGAATGGCACCAATTCGGGCACAAGCCTGCATAGCGATAATGGCTTCAGATATCATGGGTAGGTAAATGACTACCCGATCTCCTATACCTATTCCTTGATTTTTAAGCACATTAGCAAAGCGGCAAACTCGTTGATATAATTGACGGTAAGTTAGAGTAGTGACTTCCCCAGATTCTCTCTCAGAGATAATGGCAATTTTCCCTCCATTTGTTTCAAGATGGCGATCTATACAGTTAAAAGAAACATTTAAAGTACCTTCTATAAACCAGCCATAAAAAGGAGGATTACTTCTATCTAGGACCGTATCAAACTCTTGGTGCCAAGTCAGCTCTGTTTTCGCTTGAGTTGCCCAAAAACTTTCAAAATCCCTATTTGCAGTGCTACGAATTGCATGTAAAGCATCTTTGCTCGAGATATGCGCAGCTGCCGAAAATTCTGAGGAGGGGAAAAAAATGCGTTTTTCGTGTAAGATGGATTCAATATTTTCTTTGTTCATAAATCCAAGTTTATTCTAAATTTAAACTAGATAAAAACGGTGATTCTTTAACTGTTTTTATCTTAGAAATGGATGAAGAGTATAATCACGCTATTTTAGCAAATTCCTTATTGATAATCTTTTAAATCAAGGAGAATATATGAGCGTACTTGTAACCCAAAGTGCCCCTAACTTTACTGCCCCGGCAGTGATGGCAGATGGAACCATTAAAGAAAATTTTCATCTTTCCGATTTTCGTGGTAAATACGTAGTCCTGTTTTTCTATCCCTTAGATTTTACTTTTGTGTGCCCTTCAGAAGTACTTGCCCATAATAGTCGTTTAGGTGAATTTAAAAAGCGCAATGTGGAAGTCATTGGTGTATCCATTGATTCTCAGTTTAGCCATCACGCATGGCGTAATACCCCAGTGGCTCAAGGTGGAATTGGAAAAGTTGGGTTTCCTTTAGTGGCTGATGTAACCCATGAAATCACTAGAACTTATGGGATAGAACATCCTGATGGGGTTGCACTAAGAGCTTCTTTCCTAATTGATGGAGATGGTGTTGTACAACACCAAGTTGTAAATAATTTACCTTTAGGTCGCTCTGTTGACGAAATGCTTCGCTTGATTGACGCACTTCAATTTACCGAAGAACATGGAGAGGTATGTCCTGCTGGCTGGCATAAGGGTGATGAAGCAATTACTCCTACTGCAGAAGGAGTGGCTCAGTATTTAGCTAAGAACGCCGCTAATTTATAAAGTAGTAATTGGCAGCCGCCTAGCGTATTGAGCGGCTGCTACTCTACTTATAAATATTAATACTGTTGTTTTTCTCTGATTTCATCTAAAGTTTTACAATCGATACATAGAGTTGCGGTAGGCCTTGCCTCTAAGCGCTTAATTCCTATTTCTGCACCGCAGGTTTCACAGTAGCCATATTCACCATGATCTAAATGTTTTAAACACTGATTTATTTTTGTGATGAGTTTACGTTCTCTATCTCGTGCTCGTAGCTCTAGAGTAAACTCCTCCTCTTGAGAGGCTCTATCGTTTGGATCTGGAAAATTCATTGCTTCATCTTGCATATGATGCACTGTACGACTGACCTCTTCTATAAGCTGTTGTTTCCAGTCTTGCAACACTTGGCGAAAATAGTTCATTTGATTTTTGCCCATATACTCTTCACCCGGGCTCCGCTTATAGGGAGCGCGCTTAATATCAGGCTGATCTGAGCTCTTTTTTTTACTTACGGCCATATCTTTGGATCCTACTACTATGGGATAAAATTATTGTGAATGATATATAATAAAAACACAACAAAACCTACTATTCTAAATAAATTATTTTTATAAAGAAAGTAATTTCAAAGTGATTTTATAGTTAATATTTTCATCTACCCTAAAGTATATAGACCATAATGAAACTGAGAGGATTAATTTTTGATGTAGATGGTACCCTAGCAGAAACAGAACGAGAGGGACACCGAGTTGCATTTAATCAAGCATTTAAGGAATCGGGCTTAGATTGGTATTGGGGCACTAGACTTTATGGCACGCTTTTAAGAATAAGTGGAGGAAAAGAACGTATTCTTCATTATGTAAATCAGTATCAGCCTAATTTTATTCCCCCTATTGCCATTGATGAATTTATTACTCAGCTTCATCAGATCAAAAATCAATATTATCTTCAATTACTTAAAGAGGGAAAAATTCCTTTTCGTCCTGGCATTGCTCGCTTGATTTCCGAAACTAAAACAAAGGGCTTAAAACTTGGGATTGCAACCACGACTACTGAAGAAAATGTAATAGGCTTACTACAAGCTCATTTTGGAGACGAAGGACCTAAATGGTTTGATTGTATTGCTGCAGGAGATATGGTGAGAAATAAAAAACCTGCCTCTGATATTTATTATTACTGCTTACAAAAATTAGGGCTGAATGCAAACCAATGTATTGCTTTTGAAGATTCAGAAAATGGTGTTAAAGCAGCGATAGGTGCTCAAATTAAAACTATTGTGACTGTGAATGACTATACCAAAAATGAAAATTTTTCTGGAGCAACTTTAATACTAGATCATTTAGGCGATCCTCAATTTCCTACAAAGATACCCAATGAAGAAAATCTCGACTATGTAGCTACTGATTTTTTAATGAGACTATTTACAGAATAATAAAAATCACAAGTAAAGCTTTTTGTATGATGAAGGCTCTATAGGAAATTGCATTTCAATATAGTCTGTGTATCCATTTTGATCTTAACTCAGTATTGGTGACAAAAAATGGATTTTAAACGTACTAAATTTATCACATTTGTTAATAGATTTAGCTAATTATAGAGTTATAACTAGAGATATTATTTTTATTTTATAAAAATATTATTCAATATAATGAATTTATTTAATCCAAAGTTAGAGAATCAAACTTTAATATTTAGATAATTTGGCATGATCGTTGCTCCTTTATAGCGTGAAGACTGCGTAATTTAAGAATTACGCTTTTTAACAAAACAGAGGAGATTAACAATGACTTACCGTACTTGTACTGCACTATTAATTACTGGCTCTTTATTTGCCTTAACTGCAAATGCAACACCACTCACTGTGAGCTCTTCTATTGGAGGCGCACCTACTGAAAGTGGTATTTTTTATGAGAATTTTGATTCGCTTCCTGGATTAGGAGTACCTACTAATACTTCCACTACTGGTACCTATAATCTAGTACTTCCACTACTGGTACCTATAATCTAGATAACAGTCTTTCCGTAGATTTTAATGGTGGTATGGTTTTCCAAGGTTCACAATCTGAGGTAGCTGCTGCTCCCTATTTATCCGGTGATAATGGTAATAACTTTGGTAATAACCCATCCACTGGTCAAGATAATTCACCTTATCTCGTTGCAGGTGCCGGTGGTGCTGGAAATACGATTACTTTTAATTTTAGCCAAGGGCAAATGTATTTAGGATTATTATGGGGATCGGTAGATAATAGTAACGTACTAAAGTTTTATGATGGAAGCACTTATATTGGTGAGGTTACAGGATCTGAGTTAAATTCAATTACTAAAAATTCAGACAACCAAGGATTAAATGGTACTGTCTATGCCAATATTAATTCAGATACCGCATTTAATAGGGTGGTAGCAATAGGTAATTCACCTTCCTTTGAATTTGATAATATGGCTTTTAGTCAACATAATGTAGATATACCAGAACCCGGTGTTTTAGGGTTATTAGGGTTAGGGTTGCTTTTAATGAGTTTAACTCCTTCTAATCGGAGAAATTCTATGAGTAATAGTATGATTGCTTAATCATTGCTCGATTAGCATTTATATCTCTCCAGTTACTTTTTATATATCCCCCTAGTGAATAGGGGGATTTTTTTATGTAAGGTTTTGAAAACTTATACATGAATAAATTTCAGTTCAGGAATTGATTAAATCAGATCCAGTAACTCTTCCAAATTACTTACCTTTACTAGCGAAGCCAGCAGAAAGAGAAAAATAAAACTTCTTTATTCATTTCAGAGGCAGCTATACTTTAGGTTATCTACTTCATAGTACAAAACTCTACTTTTTCTCTTCTATTGGTATTTAATGCTCCTCATTCATCTACCTATTATTAGTTTTACCAAGTATTAGTGACAAAAATGAATGATAGATGTACCAAATTTATCACTTTTATTAATGAATTGAGCTATTCTTAAAGGCAATATTTTTATATTTTAAAAAAACATTACTTAATATAATTAATCTATTTCATCTAAATAGAGAGAATTAAACTTTAATATTTAGATAATTTGGCATGATTGTTGCTCCTTTAATAGCGTAGTTTAAGAATTACGTCTTAGCAAAATAGAGGAGATTAACAATGACTTACCGTGCTTGCACTGCATTATTGATGATTACTGGATCTTTATTTGCATTCACTGTAAATGCGACACCACTCACTGTAAGTTCTTCTATTGGAGGCGCACCTACTGAAAGTGGTATTTTTTATGAGAACTTTGATTCACTCCCTATTGGTACCTATGGCACCCCTACTAATACTGTTGCCTATAACTTAAGTAATGGTCTTTCCGTAGATTTTAATGGTGGTATGGTTTTCCAAGGTTCACAATCTGGGGTAGCTGCTGCTCCTTATTTATCAGGTAATAATAGTGATAACTTTGAAAATATCGCATCAACCGGTCAAGATAATTCACCTTATCTAGTTGCAGGTGCTGGCGGATCTCAAAATACGATTACTTTTAATTTTAGCCAAGGGCAGATGTATTTGGGCTTATTATGGGGATCTGTAGATCATGATAATACATTAAGTTTTTACGACTCAAATAATAATTTGATCGGTACAGTGACTGGATCAGCTGTATTAACATCAGCCAATGGGAATCAGGGTATAAATGGTACTACTTATGTCAATATTAGCTCAAATATTGCATTTAATAAGGTTGTAGCATCGAGCACAAGCCCTTCCTTTGAGCTTGATAATATGGCTTTCAAAGCTAGTACAACTGTGCCAGAACCAACTATTCTAGGATTATTTGGATTAGGATTACTCTTAATGGGTGTGGCTCCTTTTAATCAGAGAAATGCTATAAGTAGTATGATTGCTTAGTTGTTAGCCAGTTATTTTTCATAAGCTCTCTAATAAATAGGGGGTATTATACAAATAACTACTTTAGAGGTTTGTGCTAAGTCTGCTCGAATAATTCTTCCAGCTTACTTACCTTTTCAAATCGCAACCCCTTATCTAGGGCTAAAAAATGGGCTTTTCCGCATTTAATCTTATCTATTTCTGATTGCCGTAGATCTTCAGCAAAAAGACTTCCTTTAGTTTCTACCACAAAATAGAGTTTTTCTTGATCAGCGATGTTTAAAAAAATTGCCCAATCAGGATTGTAGCTACCAAGTGAAGTATCAATTTTAAACCAGCTAGGAAGCTTAGCATATAGTTTCACCGCTTCATTTTTTTCTAAATCTTGGGCAAAGGCTGATTCAACACTTGAATCGTAGACAACATGGCTATAAATTCCTTTTTTTACTTCAAGCATATTTTGCTCAAGATAACCTTTTAACTCTTCTTCCATAAAAAGCTGCTGCTCATAGCAAGCACTTTCTCCAATTTTCTCGTATTTAATCCCATCTACTAACCCATGGGCTTTTTTCCGCTGAATAATGTGCAAAATATTTTCAGTAAATTTCTGAGGATTTTTCTTAAAATCAGCTAATTTTTCACTTTTAATTAAAATATTGACTAAGGTTTTACGGGTTAGCTGAGTTTCATTTTGCAAATAACTTAATATATCAGGTAGATTTTCGTATTGAATATCATAGGTTTGTAGATCCTCTCTAATTCCTTTACCATGGACACCGCTACGTTTTATTTCAATTTCACTTAGCTGAGTAGTGAGTTTAGGCTTACTGATTACCCTCTGTTGTAGCTCGGTTGCACAATCTATAATCAGCTTACTGAGATCAAAATCCACTTGGTAAGTCGTTTTATACTTAATCCGATCCCAAAGTTGAGTAAAATCCTCACCAAGAATCACCTCTTTTTTAGGTGTAGCGGTAAAGTATTTGCGAGCATCTTTAATTTCTAATCCGCCAGCAATTTTTTGCAGTAGGGTAGTGATCTCGGGGGCAAATTTTTGTAAATCCTCAGGTAACTCATGGCACAAAGTATTGTCCCTTAACCTTATTTTTAAAGAATCTTGGATTTTACCCTCAGCATTAATTAATCCTTTCTTTTTAAAGTGATCCCATAGTTGTTCAGAGCGTTCTGTGCCTAAGTAATCAATTTCCTCTCCATCAGCACTGATTGCTAGATTGGCAAAAGTATGAGACTCTATTATCCCAAATTTAATACTGCCTTCTTCTTCAATTTCCTTTTGAAGTTGCTCAGCAAACGATTCATAGGACTCATTGGCAATCACGGTCAGGGTATTAATATTAAAATTATTATCTGATACCCTTAAACCACTCTGATCTACTGCTAACCGTAGCCCACGACCAATTTCTTGGCGTTTTTTGATGGTGGAGCCCGTTTCATTTAAGGTGCAGATTTGAAATACATTAGGATTATCCCATCCTTCTCGTAGAGCGGAATGGGAGAAAATAAACCGCAAAGGTTCTTCCATACTCAATAGCCGTTCCTTATCTTTCATGATTAAGTCATATGCTGATTCGTCGTCCTGAGTATTCCCTTTGGTATCTTTTGCTTTCTTTTTTTTATCGATAGCAAAATAACCATCATGGATTTGGTTTATAGCTATTTCTTTAAATAAGGATTGATATTTAAGGTGCTGGCTTATTTTTAAATATTCTTCCTCAAATATTTTCCCATAGCTCCCTAAGCAAAGATTACCTGCTGGATCATAAGCACGGTAATTGACAACTTTATCAATAAAAAATAGGGACAGTACTTTAATACCTTTAGGATTAAGCTGTAATTCCCGATCCAGATGGGTTTCGATAGTACTGCGAATTTGTAGTCGCTTTAAAGCTAAATCATCACTACTGCCAATACTTTGACCTAAGGTGATTATCTCTGGTTTTGAGGTAAAATCAATCCATTCATCGCCGGGCTGTACGTTTATATCTTTAATAATATAGCCTTCATATAAATCTCGTTTGGTCAGTTCATATAAATCAGCACCTTGTTTGAGCCACTTTTTGTCTCGCTTTACTTTTCCTGTTTTTGTTGCACTATCATATTCCACTTGAGCTTCGCAAACGCCACGACTATTACGAGTATCAAGTAGCTTAATATAGGCACGATTATGATCGTCTTGAGATAACACGGACAGCACTGCAATTTGTTTTACTAACTTTTTTTGATATGCATCCACTGCATCAAGTTTATATATAGGTAAATGCTGATCCCGATGGGTAGCTGAATAACGCAGGGTAAAAAGAGGATGTAAAGAGCCAATAGCTTCTGCTGATTTTGGGGTGGTATCTACTATAATGACCACTGGATGAGTTTGAGCAATCAGATCAATGGGTTTTAATCCCTCTAACCGATCATGAGTACGGTGAATAATATTAGCTTTCGTTTCTTCTTGGCTAGGATCGGTAAAGCTTTTACGAAAAGCATCAATATTAATCACCATGATTTGAATATGGCTAGATTCGGCAAAATTACGAACTTGCTCTAAATTACCTGAGTCATAAATAAAAGCATCACAGCGAGTTTCTTTATAAAGGCTTATGAAATGCTCCCGAGTTATTTCAATGGTTTTCTTTACTCCCTCCTTAATCGCAATAGAAGGCACCACAATAATAAACTTGGTCATGCCATAGGTGGCATATAATTCGTAAATAGTCCGTAAATATACATAGGTTTTACCGGTACCTGTTTCCATTTCAACGGTATAGTGGAGGCTATTTTTATTGAGATTTTCAGTGGGCTTTAATCCATATTTTTGTTGGGCTTGCTGTAAGCTAGCTAATAATTCATCTGCTGTTAAAGTGAGGCGATTTGCCAAACCTTGAGAACTAAAATCAAATCTTTGCCTACCAAAAGAGTCATAAGTAGATGCTTGAGGCATGGTAAAAGAAGAAGTGCAACGCTCCATTCCTTTAAATAAATCAATCACCGCTTCCCAAGCGGCTTTTTAATGGGGAAGATTTTGATCAAATTGCAGTTTCATGAATTATGAGGAAGAATAAAATTAATTACCCTTAAAGTAACTAGGCACTAACTGTTTATTTTCAATGAATACAAGATTTAATGCCTTCAGTTTAGCAATGTCTCGCTGTTTTGTTTTATCGGATAACTTATCAT is part of the Candidatus Nitrosacidococcus sp. I8 genome and encodes:
- a CDS encoding PEP-CTERM sorting domain-containing protein; protein product: MTYRACTALLMITGSLFAFTVNATPLTVSSSIGGAPTESGIFYENFDSLPIGTYGTPTNTVAYNLSNGLSVDFNGGMVFQGSQSGVAAAPYLSGNNSDNFENIASTGQDNSPYLVAGAGGSQNTITFNFSQGQMYLGLLWGSVDHDNTLSFYDSNNNLIGTVTGSAVLTSANGNQGINGTTYVNISSNIAFNKVVASSTSPSFELDNMAFKASTTVPEPTILGLFGLGLLLMGVAPFNQRNAISSMIA
- a CDS encoding type III restriction-modification system endonuclease; protein product: MIDLFKGMERCTSSFTMPQASTYDSFGRQRFDFSSQGLANRLTLTADELLASLQQAQQKYGLKPTENLNKNSLHYTVEMETGTGKTYVYLRTIYELYATYGMTKFIIVVPSIAIKEGVKKTIEITREHFISLYKETRCDAFIYDSGNLEQVRNFAESSHIQIMVINIDAFRKSFTDPSQEETKANIIHRTHDRLEGLKPIDLIAQTHPVVIIVDTTPKSAEAIGSLHPLFTLRYSATHRDQHLPIYKLDAVDAYQKKLVKQIAVLSVLSQDDHNRAYIKLLDTRNSRGVCEAQVEYDSATKTGKVKRDKKWLKQGADLYELTKRDLYEGYIIKDINVQPGDEWIDFTSKPEIITLGQSIGSSDDLALKRLQIRSTIETHLDRELQLNPKGIKVLSLFFIDKVVNYRAYDPAGNLCLGSYGKIFEEEYLKISQHLKYQSLFKEIAINQIHDGYFAIDKKKKAKDTKGNTQDDESAYDLIMKDKERLLSMEEPLRFIFSHSALREGWDNPNVFQICTLNETGSTIKKRQEIGRGLRLAVDQSGLRVSDNNFNINTLTVIANESYESFAEQLQKEIEEEGSIKFGIIESHTFANLAISADGEEIDYLGTERSEQLWDHFKKKGLINAEGKIQDSLKIRLRDNTLCHELPEDLQKFAPEITTLLQKIAGGLEIKDARKYFTATPKKEVILGEDFTQLWDRIKYKTTYQVDFDLSKLIIDCATELQQRVISKPKLTTQLSEIEIKRSGVHGKGIREDLQTYDIQYENLPDILSYLQNETQLTRKTLVNILIKSEKLADFKKNPQKFTENILHIIQRKKAHGLVDGIKYEKIGESACYEQQLFMEEELKGYLEQNMLEVKKGIYSHVVYDSSVESAFAQDLEKNEAVKLYAKLPSWFKIDTSLGSYNPDWAIFLNIADQEKLYFVVETKGSLFAEDLRQSEIDKIKCGKAHFLALDKGLRFEKVSKLEELFEQT
- a CDS encoding PEP-CTERM sorting domain-containing protein, whose protein sequence is MVFQGSQSEVAAAPYLSGDNGNNFGNNPSTGQDNSPYLVAGAGGAGNTITFNFSQGQMYLGLLWGSVDNSNVLKFYDGSTYIGEVTGSELNSITKNSDNQGLNGTVYANINSDTAFNRVVAIGNSPSFEFDNMAFSQHNVDIPEPGVLGLLGLGLLLMSLTPSNRRNSMSNSMIA